One Salarias fasciatus chromosome 22, fSalaFa1.1, whole genome shotgun sequence DNA segment encodes these proteins:
- the tbxta gene encoding T-box transcription factor T-A, producing MTSSNHDQRLEHLLSAVESEFQKGSEKGDASERDIKLSLEDAELWNKFKELTNEMIVTKTGRRMFPVLRASVSGLDPNAMYSVLLDFVAADNNRWKYVNGEWVPGGKPEPQSPSCVYIHPDSPNFGAHWMKAPVSFSKVKLSNKLNGGGQIMLNSLHKYEPRIHIVKVGGIQKMISSQSFPETQFIAVTAYQNEEITALKIKHNPFAKAFLDAKERSDHKEVPDHSADSQQSGYSQLGGWFLPGQSPICPSSSPPQFSGSAGHSSGSYCERYSSLRSHRAAPYPGHYTHRTSSTNNYMDNSSGTLPAHDSWSALQIPNSSGMGTLSHTTNSTSNSSQYPSLWSVAGTTLTPSGSASGSIPGGLTSQFLRGSSYSGLTSSLPVSSPSSMYDPGLSEVGVGEAQFESSIARLTATWAPVAQSY from the exons ATGACTTCTTCCAACCACGACCAGCGGCTGGAGCACCTCCTGAGCGCCGTGGAGAGCGAGTTCCAGAAGGGCAGCGAGAAGGGCGACGCGTCCGAGAGGGATATTAAACTCAGCCTGGAGGACGCGGAGTTGTGGAACAAGTTCAAAGAGCTGACCAACGAGATGATCGTGACGAAGACGGGGAG GAGGATGTTTCCAGTCCTGAGGGCCAGCGTCTCCGGGCTCGACCCGAACGCCATGTACTCGGTGCTGCTGGATTTCGTGGCCGCGGATAACAACCGGTGGAAGTACGTGAACGGGGAGTGGGTCCCCGGCGGCAAACCGGAGCCGCAGAGCCCCAGCTGCGTCTACATCCACCCGGACTCCCCCAACTTCGGGGCGCACTGGATGAAAGCGCCCGTCTCCTTCAGCAAAGTCAAACTCTCCAATAAACTCAACGGCGGCGgacag ATAATGCTGAATTCTCTGCACAAATACGAGCCGCGGATACACATCGTGAAGGTCGGCGGCATCCAGAAGATGATCAGCAGCCAGTCCTTCCCCGAGACGCAGTTCATCGCCGTCACGGCGTACCAGAACGAAGAG ATCACCGCCCTGAAGATCAAACACAACCCCTTCGCCAAAGCCTTCCTGGACGCCAAAGAGAG GAGCGATCATAAGGAAGTTCCTGATCACAGTGCGGACAGTCAGCAGTCCGGCTATTCTCAAC TGGGAGGGTGGTTCCTCCCGGGCCAGAGCCCCATctgccccagcagcagcccgccTCAGTTCAGCGGCTCGGCCGGACACTCCTCCGGCTCCTACTGCGAGCGCTACTCCAGCCTGAGGAGCCACCGGGCGGCCCCGTACCCCGGACACTACACCCACCGCACCTCCAGCACCA ATAACTACATGGACAACAGCTCCGGGACGCTGCCGGCTCACGACAGCTGGTCTGCTCTGCAGATTCCCAACTCCAGCGGCATGGGGACGCTGTCCCACACCACCAACTCCACGTCCAACTCCAG TCAGTACCCCAGCCTGTGGTCCGTGGCCGGCACCACCCTCACCCCGTCCGGATCCGCCTCCGGCTCCATACCCGGAGGCCTGACCTCCCAGTTCCTGAGGGGCTCGTCCTACTCCGGCCTGACCTCCTCGCTGCCCgtctcctcgccctcctccatGTACGACCCGGGCCTGAGCGAGGTGGGCGTCGGCGAGGCGCAGTTCGAGAGCTCCATCGCCCGGCTCACCGCCACCTGGGCGCCCGTGGCTCAGAGCTACTGA